CGCCGATCGATCTCCCCGCGCCGGCGCGGCATGCCGGCCGGCCCATGTCGCTGCACGGTGCTGCGCAAGCCGATTGGCAGTCCTAGCGAGCAGCACCGGCGAGCCGCCGCGCTGGCGGCCCGGCCACGAACCGATTCCGATCACTACCCTAACCACATGATCCGCTTTTCCCGACTCGCGGCCGCCTTGTCCGGCGTGCTGTCCGCCGTTGCCGCATCCGGCGCGGCCGCGCAGGCCGGCGTCGCCGCCGGCGGCGCGGCCGAGCCCGCGTCCGCCACGCCGCTGCCGCCGATCGCCGTCGATGCCCGGCCGATCGCCTCGCCCACCTCGCTGTCCAGCGCCGCTCTGAAGCGCCGGCTCGACCAGACGGCCGGCTCGGTCGGCTTCGTCGACGCGTCGAGCTACCTGAACACCTATGCGTTCACGCTGCGCGACGTGCTGCAGAACGCGCCGGGCGTGTTCGTCGAGAACCGCTACGGCCAGGAGCTGCGGTTGTCGATCCGCGGTTCGGGCATTGCGCGCGGCTATCACGCGCGCGGCCTCGACATTCTGCAGGACGGCATCCCGACCAACCTCGCCGACGGCAGCGGCGACTATTACCAGATCGATCCGCTCGCGCTGCAGGCCACCGAGATCTACAAGGGCGGTAACGGCCTGCAATACGGTGCGTCCACGCTGGGCGGCGCGATCAACTTCGTGACGCCGACCGCCCATACGGCCGAGGCGCCGAACCTCGTGCGCGTGGAGGGCGGCAGCGACGGCACGCTGCGCACCGGCGCGCAGCTCTCGCGCGTGATCGGGCCGCTCGATTTCCTTGCCACCTTCAGCGTGAACCATGCGCACGGCTGGCGCGACCACGAGCGCGGCCGGTACCGGCAGTTCAATGCGAACCTCGGCTACCGCTTCAGCCCGAGCGTGGAGACGCGCTTCTACGTCGGCGCCTACCTGGTCGACCAGCAACTGCCCGGCTCGCTCTCCTTGTTCGATGCGCTGCATCGTCCCGCCGCCGCGTCCCCGGGGGCGCTGTCGGGCGACCAGGCGCGCAACTCGCGCACCGAGCGCATCGCGAACCGCACCACGCTCGAGCTGGGCGGCGGCGAACTGCAGTTCGACACCTGGGCGATCCACAAGAGCCTCTATCACCCGATTTTCCAGGTCATCGACCAGGACGGCTGGACCTACGGCTTCGCGCCGCGCTTCACCGCGCATCCGGTAGCGGCCGGCATGCGCGATGACCTGATGGTCGGCGCGCGCTTCTTCGGCGGGCGCACCGGGGCCAGCCAGTTCGTCAACGTACACGGCGAACGCGGCGCGCAGACGCTCGACGCGCGGCAGAGCGCGTTCAACTACGAGGCCTATCTCGAGAACCGGCTGTTCTTCCTGCCCACCGTCGCGCTGATGACGGGCGTGAAGGTGCTGCACTCGGTGCGCGAATACATCGACTACGGCGGCCTGCCGGGCGATGCCGCCTACCGCTCCACGCGCGCCTCGTACAGCGGCCTGAACCCGAAGCTCGGCCTGCTCTGGCGGCCCGCGCGCGAGATCCAGGCATTCGCCGACATCACGCGCAGCCAGGACGTGCCCGACTTCACGGACCTCTCGCAGACCTTTGCCGCCACCACGCGCTTTACGCCGCTCGCGGCGCAGCACGCCTGGACCCTCGAGCTCGGCACGCGCGGCACGCGCGATCGCCTCAGCTGGGACCTGACAGCCTACCGTTCGCTGGTGCGCGACCAGTTGCTCCAATACACGACCGATCCGGCCATCCCGGCCGCGACCTTCAACGCCAACAAGACGGTGCTGCAAGGCATCGAGGCCGGCGCGTCGATCGAGCTCTGGCGCGACCTCACGCGCCGCGGCGCAGGCGATCGCATCACGCTGTCGGGCCTCTGGAACGTCAGCGATTTCCGCTTCCAGGACGATCCGCAATACGGCTCGAAGCGCATCGCCGGCGTGCCGCTCCACGTGCTGCGCGGCGTGCTCGGCTATGCGCGGCCCAACGGCTTTCACGTCTCGGCCAGCCTCGACTGGGTGCCCTCGGGTGCCTGGGCCGACGACGCGAATACGCTGCGCGTGCCCGGCTACACGGTGTTCGGCATGCAGGCGGGGATGGATTTTCGCAACGGTCTGTCGATTTATATCGATCTGCGCAATCTCGCGAACAAGCGCTACGTGTCGGACATCAGCACGGTGGCGAACGCGCGGACCGCGTCGAGCACCGCGATCTTCTATCCGGGGGCCGGGCGCAGCCTGTTCGCGGGAATGCGCTGCGCGTTCTGAGAGCGTGCGTGGCACGGCGGTGATGCGCTGCAGCGTTGCCGACGCGCGTTTCGGCCCGCTAGAATCGTGGCTCGCCGCCTTCATGCACGGGAGCCATGCCGATGTCTTTACCCACGCAGTTCTGGATGGTCGAGGGCGCGCCGACGCCGGTCGGCCCGTTCTCTCACGCGACCGAGCGCGACGGCTGGATCTTCGTGACCGGCCAGATGCCGACGCAGCCCGACGACGACGGCGCGCCGCTGCCCGACGGCATCGTCGCGCAGACGCGGCGCGTGATGGACAACCTGATCCTGGTACTGAAGGGCATGGGGCTCGGCCTCGAGCACGTGATGTCGGCGCGCATCTTCCTGACCGAGTTCAAGCGCGACTACGCGGCCATGAACGAGACCTACGCGTCGTATTTCCCGCAGGGCCGGCTGCCGGCCCGTACCTGCGTGGGCGTGACGGGGCTCGCGCGCGACGCGATCGTCGAGATCGATTTCATCGCCAAGCGGCCCTGACTCGGTCCCGATCGAATCGGGAACGGAAATCGAAAACGGCGACGCCGGCTGTCTGGCCGGCGTCGCCGTTTCATGTCGGATGCTGCCGGCGGCGCATCGCGCGCCGGGGCAGCCCGGCCGCTCACTGCACGGTGAACGTATAGGTGCCCTGGGTGCGATGGCCGTCGGTGGCGACGGCGACCCAGTGGACGGTATAGACGCCCGGCTTCAGCGCGGCGAGCGCGACGCTCATGCGCTTGCCGGCATCACCGCCCACGCTCGACTTGCCGCGCGTGACGGACTGGCCCGCCGCGTCGGTCACCTTGATCGAGCTGAACGCGGGTTCGAGCCCCTCGTCGAAATCGATCGTGACGGCCGTGGTCGAGGCCGGCGCGGTGGCGCCGGCGCCGGGCGTGCGTTCGGTCGGATGCGCGTGCGCGAACGCGAGCGGCGCGGCGGCCGCGAGCAGCAGGGCGGCAGCGCCGCGTGCAGCGAACTGGCGAAGTGTCATGGAAGGCTTCCTGGTGGCGTGATGGAGGGGGGCCATGGCAAGGCGCGGCCGCTCATTTCGACATCGTCTTCGGGCTTTCCAGCAGGCACGGCGAACTGAGCTTCTCGCCGTCGCTGAACGTGAAGGTCAGCGGGATCGTGGTGCCCACCTTGAGCGCCTGCTTCGGCTCTTCCAGCATCACGTGATAGCCGCCCGGCGCGAACGACAGCGTGCCGTGGGCCGGCACCGTCGCCTTGTCCACCATCACCATCTTCGACATGCTGCCGTTGCTCTGCGTCTGGTGCAGCATGACCATGCCGAACGCGTCGGTGCTCACCTCGGTCAGGTCGACGGGCTTCGCGCCCGAGTTCGCCACCTCGAAGAAGCCGCCCGACGGGATGCCGGCCGGCATCGCGCGGATCCGGCAATGCGAGATGGTCAGGGTGCCCGGCGCGGCCAGCGCGGTGGCGCAGGCAGCAGCGAGGGGGACGGCGGCGAGCAGACGGAATGCGATGTTCATATTGGACTCCTGATGGGATTCGAGGGTGGGGCAGCGCGGCCTGCGGCTCACGCGTCTTGCTTGAGCAGCAGCGGCAGATCGTGAACCCACGGCGCGGTGCCCTGGCCGTCGCGCGCGAACAGGCGCGGCTTGCCGCTCGGATCGAACACGATGCTGGCGGCGGTGTGGTTCATCGAATAGTTGTCGGCATTGGAGCCGGCCACCTGCTCGTAGGTGATGCGGAAGTCGCGGCTCACCTGTTTCAGCTGTGCCTCGTTGGCGGGCCGCAGCGCGCGGAACGACGGATCGAAGGCGCTCACGTATTGCGCGAGCACCGGGTTCGTGTCGCGCTTCGGATCGACGCTGACGAACAGCACCTGCACGCGTTTCGCGACGTCGGGGCCGAGCTGGTTCAGCGCCTGCGCCAGTTCGGCGAGCGTGGTCGGGCAGACGTCGGGGCAATGCGTGTAGCCGAACAGCAGCACCACGACCTTGCCGCGATAGTCGGCCAGCGTGCGGATCCTGCCGTCGGTGTCGGGCAGCGAGAAGTCGCGGCCGAACTGCGTGTTGCCGGTGATGTCGAGATTGGTGAACGAAGGCTCGCTCGGCTTGCAGCCGGACAGCAGCGAAACGCCGGCGAGCGCGCCGACGATCGCGAGGGTGGCCGCGCGCCGCGAGGCGCGGAACGCGGGAGGGGCAGATCGGGTGGACATGGTGAAGGTCGCCACGAAAACGGAGCATCGAAGGAAAGCCTCGATCGCGCGCCGGGCGGACGCGGCAGCCGCACGGGCGAGCCCATGCGGCCGTCGGGCGGCCCCGCTCGGGCGCCGCGCGATCGAACACGAAGCGGGTATCAGGCCGACGGCGGCGGCGCGCGTGCCGAGGCGGCGAGCGTCGCGAACGAACGCGGCGCCGGCACGGGCAGCGGGGGCGCCGCGCGTTGCACGAGCGGATGCAGCGGCAGGGCGGCCGGCGCGGGCGTGGGTGGGGCGTAGGAATGGGCGGCGAGCAGGTCGCAGTAGCCGCAGGCGGACAGCGCGGTGCCGGCCGGAGCATGGCGGGCCGAATGCGCGGCAGTACAGATCGCCGCGTCGGGCCGGCGCGCGGCCGCCGCCTCGGCCAGCTGGCTCGCGAGCGGCATCAGCACCAGCAGCCAGACGGCCAGCAGGCCGAGCCAGGCAGTCAGGCGGCGACGGGAATCGGTAGGAGGCGGCATCGCGCGATGGTAAACCAGTTGCGCGCGGCCTGCGTCATCGGCGTGACACCGCTCACCACGTGACGGGCATTCGCGGGGAAGGGTGGGGCGATTTGTCGCGCTTGCGGGCGTCGCGACCGCCCGGCCGCCGGTGCGGCTGCCGGCCCCTGGAAGCAGGGGCGGGGACGAACGCGCCTCGGGCCGCATGACCGCGCGATGGCGCCCCCCACGACGAACCCCCGCCGGCGCTCCGGAAGGCGCCGCTCAGGCGCCGGCGCCGAGGCCGCGGATCGCCGGCCTCGGCGATTGGGGCGCGATCCGGCCGGCCGCGGCCAGCAGCGAGCGGCCCGACTCGGTCAGCTCGGGCCGTGCGAT
The window above is part of the Burkholderia glumae LMG 2196 = ATCC 33617 genome. Proteins encoded here:
- a CDS encoding TonB-dependent receptor family protein; translation: MIRFSRLAAALSGVLSAVAASGAAAQAGVAAGGAAEPASATPLPPIAVDARPIASPTSLSSAALKRRLDQTAGSVGFVDASSYLNTYAFTLRDVLQNAPGVFVENRYGQELRLSIRGSGIARGYHARGLDILQDGIPTNLADGSGDYYQIDPLALQATEIYKGGNGLQYGASTLGGAINFVTPTAHTAEAPNLVRVEGGSDGTLRTGAQLSRVIGPLDFLATFSVNHAHGWRDHERGRYRQFNANLGYRFSPSVETRFYVGAYLVDQQLPGSLSLFDALHRPAAASPGALSGDQARNSRTERIANRTTLELGGGELQFDTWAIHKSLYHPIFQVIDQDGWTYGFAPRFTAHPVAAGMRDDLMVGARFFGGRTGASQFVNVHGERGAQTLDARQSAFNYEAYLENRLFFLPTVALMTGVKVLHSVREYIDYGGLPGDAAYRSTRASYSGLNPKLGLLWRPAREIQAFADITRSQDVPDFTDLSQTFAATTRFTPLAAQHAWTLELGTRGTRDRLSWDLTAYRSLVRDQLLQYTTDPAIPAATFNANKTVLQGIEAGASIELWRDLTRRGAGDRITLSGLWNVSDFRFQDDPQYGSKRIAGVPLHVLRGVLGYARPNGFHVSASLDWVPSGAWADDANTLRVPGYTVFGMQAGMDFRNGLSIYIDLRNLANKRYVSDISTVANARTASSTAIFYPGAGRSLFAGMRCAF
- a CDS encoding DUF2946 family protein, producing the protein MPPPTDSRRRLTAWLGLLAVWLLVLMPLASQLAEAAAARRPDAAICTAAHSARHAPAGTALSACGYCDLLAAHSYAPPTPAPAALPLHPLVQRAAPPLPVPAPRSFATLAASARAPPPSA
- a CDS encoding copper resistance protein CopC, which codes for MTLRQFAARGAAALLLAAAAPLAFAHAHPTERTPGAGATAPASTTAVTIDFDEGLEPAFSSIKVTDAAGQSVTRGKSSVGGDAGKRMSVALAALKPGVYTVHWVAVATDGHRTQGTYTFTVQ
- a CDS encoding copper chaperone PCu(A)C; this translates as MNIAFRLLAAVPLAAACATALAAPGTLTISHCRIRAMPAGIPSGGFFEVANSGAKPVDLTEVSTDAFGMVMLHQTQSNGSMSKMVMVDKATVPAHGTLSFAPGGYHVMLEEPKQALKVGTTIPLTFTFSDGEKLSSPCLLESPKTMSK
- a CDS encoding SCO family protein, whose amino-acid sequence is MSTRSAPPAFRASRRAATLAIVGALAGVSLLSGCKPSEPSFTNLDITGNTQFGRDFSLPDTDGRIRTLADYRGKVVVLLFGYTHCPDVCPTTLAELAQALNQLGPDVAKRVQVLFVSVDPKRDTNPVLAQYVSAFDPSFRALRPANEAQLKQVSRDFRITYEQVAGSNADNYSMNHTAASIVFDPSGKPRLFARDGQGTAPWVHDLPLLLKQDA
- a CDS encoding RidA family protein is translated as MSLPTQFWMVEGAPTPVGPFSHATERDGWIFVTGQMPTQPDDDGAPLPDGIVAQTRRVMDNLILVLKGMGLGLEHVMSARIFLTEFKRDYAAMNETYASYFPQGRLPARTCVGVTGLARDAIVEIDFIAKRP